The Bradyrhizobium sp. B097 genome contains the following window.
ACGGAACGATCTAATGTTTCGTCGTGACAGGCAGTTTTGTAACATTGAACCCAAGATACGTCAATATGACTGACATAAATATCTCAGGCATGGCTGCCAAGCCCGATTCGCAGGGAGATGATCACGCTCCTGCGGCGGGCGGCCGCGACCTGCGCTGGGACATCATCGAGCTGTTGTTCTTCGCCTACCGTGACTTTGTCGGCGACGCCGACCAGGAACTGGAGGCGTTCGGCTTCGGCCGCGCCCACCACCGCGTCATCCACTTCGTCACCCGCTATCCCGGCCTGAAGGTCGCCGACCTGCTCGACGTCCTGCGCATCACCAAGCAGTCGCTCGGACGCGTGCTCAAGCAACTGCTGGACGAAGGCTACATCGTGCAGAAGACCGGCAACAACGACCGCCGGCAGCGCCTGCTCTACGCAACGCCGAAGGGCGAGGCGCTGGTCGCCAAGCTCGCAGGGCTGCAGACCGACCGCATCAACCGCGCCATCGCCGGCATCGATCCGGCCGGCGTCGAGACGGTTCGCCAATTCCTCCGCGCGATGATCGACCGCGACGATCCCGACAAGGTGCTCGAAGCGATCTTCGGCGGCGGCAAAAAAACAAGGGAGTGAACCTGGTGCAGGCTGCAACCCTGATGCGCACGCCGGTCGAGCCGGCCGACGATGCGCCGCATCTCCTGCTGGTCGACGACGACCGGCGCATTCGCGACCTGTTGTCGCGCTTTCTCTCCGGCGAAGGCTATCGCGTCACGACGGCCATGAGCGCCACCGACGCGCGCGCCAAGCTGCTCGGGCTGCATTTCGACCTGCTCATCCTCGACGTGATGATGCCCGGCGAGAACGGCTTCGACCTCGCCCGCTTCATCCGCACCTCCTCGACGGTGCCGATCATCATGCTGACCGCCCGCCATGAGGCGGAAGCCCGCATCGAGGGCCTGCAGATCGGCGCCGACGACTATGTCGCCAAGCCGTTCGAGCCGCGCGAGCTGGTGCTGCGCATCGGCAATATCCTCAAGCGCACCGCGCCGCCGCAGGTCACGGTGATCGAGCAGATCGCGTTCGGCCCCTACATCTTCCACATCGAACGCAGCGAGCTGCGCCAGGGCGAGGAGATCATCCATCTCACCGACCGCGAGCGCGAGATGCTGCGTATCCTCGCAAGCGCCCCCGGCGAGACCGTGCCGCGCGGCGAGCTGACCAGCGGCGGCACCGTCAACGAGCGCGCGGTCGACGTGCAGATCAACCGCCTGCGCCGCAAGATCGAGCACGATCCCGCCAATCCGCTGTTCCTGCAGGCGGTACGCGGCATCGGCTATCGCCTGGTCGCCTCGCCGTAAGATGCAGCCATGAGCACGCTCGACACCGGCCTGACCCTGATCAAGAACGCCTCGCAGCGCGTCTCGAAGGCGAACGGCTGGATGGGCAATGCATTCAAGAGCTGGATGCCGACCGGCCTCTACGCCCGCGCGCTGCTGATCATGATCGTGCCGATGGTGATCCTGCAGACCGTGGTCGCGTTCGTGTTCATGGAGCGGCACTGGAACACCGTGACGCGGCGCCTGTCCGCCGCGGTGGTCTCCGACATCGCCGCGCTGATCGACGTCTACAAGAATTATCCGCAGGACAAGGACCGCGCGCAGCTGCGCCACATCGCCCAGAAGCTGCAGCTCGTGGTCGACTTCCTCCCCGCCGGCGACATGCCGCCGCCGGGACCGAAGCCGTTCTTCTCGCTGCTCGACCAGACGCTGTCGGTGCAACTCGGCCGCCAGATCAGCCGTCCGTTCTGGATCGACACCGTCGGCAAGTCCAACCTGGTCGAGATCCGCGTTTCGCTCGACGATTCGGTCATGCGGATCTTCGCCCAGCGCAGCGCGGCCTACGCCTCCAACTCGGAGATCTTCATCTTCTGGATGGTCGGCACCTCGTCGATCCTGTTGATCGTCGCCGTGCTGTTCCTGCGCAACCAGATCAAGCCGATCCTGCGGCTCGCGGATGCCGCCGAAAGCTTCGGCAAGGGCCGCGAGGCGCCGAACTTCCGGCCGCGCGGCGCGCGCGAGGTGCGGCGCGCGGCACAGGCCTTCATCGAGATGAAGGCGCGCGTCGAGCGTTCGATCGAGCAGCGCACCGCGATGCTCGCCGGCGTGTCGCATGATTTGCGCACCATCCTGACCCGCTTCAAGCTCGAGCTCGCCTTGATCGGCGAAGGCCCCGAGATCGACGCGATGCGCAAGGACGTCGACGAGATGTCGATGATGCTGGAGGATTACCTTGCCTTCGCGCGCGGCGATTCCGGCGAGGTCGCGCAGCCGACCGACATGGCGATGGCACTGGAGGAATTGCGCAGCGACGCCGAGCGCCACGGCCATACCGCGACGGTGGCATTCCACGGCCTGCCCGTCGTCACGGTGAAACCGGCCTCGTTCAAGCGCTGCCTCGCCAACCTCGTCTCCAACGCGGCGCGCCACGCCAACACGATCTCGATCACCGGCCAGCGCGACCACCGCTATCTCAACATCACGGTCGACGACGACGGGCCCGGCATCCCCGCCGCCATGCGCGAGGAAGTGTTCAAGCCGTTCCTGCGGCTCGACGATGCCCGCAACCAGGACGAAGGCGGCAGCGGCCTCGGACTTGCGATCGCCCGCGACATCGCCCGCTCGCATGGCGGCGACATCATGCTCGGCGAAAGCCCGATGGGCGGCCTGCGCGCGGCGGTGCGGATACCGGTGTAGCTACCAGCGGTAAGACAAGGTGCCGATCACCTGACGCCGTTCGCCGGCATAGCAGTAGCCGGACTGACAGGTCTGGTAGTGCGTGTCGAACAGATTGGTCGCGTTCACGCGCGCGGTGGCGCCGAGCCATCGCCGGTCGAGCTTGCCGAGATCGTAGTCGATCACGGCATCGAACAGCGTTCTCGCCGCATTCTGGAACGTATTCTGGTCGTTGCCGAAGTTGGTCCCGATATAACGGACACCGAGGCCGAGCCCGAGCCCTTCGACGGGGACGCCGGACT
Protein-coding sequences here:
- a CDS encoding response regulator transcription factor yields the protein MVQAATLMRTPVEPADDAPHLLLVDDDRRIRDLLSRFLSGEGYRVTTAMSATDARAKLLGLHFDLLILDVMMPGENGFDLARFIRTSSTVPIIMLTARHEAEARIEGLQIGADDYVAKPFEPRELVLRIGNILKRTAPPQVTVIEQIAFGPYIFHIERSELRQGEEIIHLTDREREMLRILASAPGETVPRGELTSGGTVNERAVDVQINRLRRKIEHDPANPLFLQAVRGIGYRLVASP
- a CDS encoding MarR family transcriptional regulator, which gives rise to MAAKPDSQGDDHAPAAGGRDLRWDIIELLFFAYRDFVGDADQELEAFGFGRAHHRVIHFVTRYPGLKVADLLDVLRITKQSLGRVLKQLLDEGYIVQKTGNNDRRQRLLYATPKGEALVAKLAGLQTDRINRAIAGIDPAGVETVRQFLRAMIDRDDPDKVLEAIFGGGKKTRE
- a CDS encoding ATP-binding protein yields the protein MSTLDTGLTLIKNASQRVSKANGWMGNAFKSWMPTGLYARALLIMIVPMVILQTVVAFVFMERHWNTVTRRLSAAVVSDIAALIDVYKNYPQDKDRAQLRHIAQKLQLVVDFLPAGDMPPPGPKPFFSLLDQTLSVQLGRQISRPFWIDTVGKSNLVEIRVSLDDSVMRIFAQRSAAYASNSEIFIFWMVGTSSILLIVAVLFLRNQIKPILRLADAAESFGKGREAPNFRPRGAREVRRAAQAFIEMKARVERSIEQRTAMLAGVSHDLRTILTRFKLELALIGEGPEIDAMRKDVDEMSMMLEDYLAFARGDSGEVAQPTDMAMALEELRSDAERHGHTATVAFHGLPVVTVKPASFKRCLANLVSNAARHANTISITGQRDHRYLNITVDDDGPGIPAAMREEVFKPFLRLDDARNQDEGGSGLGLAIARDIARSHGGDIMLGESPMGGLRAAVRIPV